A single genomic interval of Lentimicrobium saccharophilum harbors:
- a CDS encoding S46 family peptidase, whose product MRKLLFTLMMLVSLSLGMRAGNPPDEGMWLPMFVERLNYTDMQEMGLKLSPQEIYDINNASLKDAIVSLGGGFCTAEVVSPKGLLFTNHHCAYDAIQKHSSIEHDYLTDGFWARSLEEELPNEGLTASFLVKMDDVTKFVLEKVKPEMSESERSATISKVIEILKDEASENGRYEVAVRSFYNGNEYYRFVYEVYKDVRLVGAPPSAIGKFGGDTDNWMWPRHTGDFSILRIYSGPDGKPAEYSKENIPLKPKHFLKISVDGVEREDFAMIWGYPGSTDRYRTSHGIQATLNDINPAIIKVGGRILEIMKADMDKSDEVRIKYASNYAGLANFWKNKIGESRGLKRLDVYEKKKAIEDHFSNWVNADESRREVYGNVLQDLTDAYAQYAEMNYNKRLWNFQLSLFGSQMMQFPLQTQGIINILKSGQKGEELKASLAPFYAMGEEQFKNYNAPTEEKIFAAILEMYRQDIPADELPDIYNLIDKKYKGDVNLFARKVFETSVLTTPEKYNAFLAKPSIKVFEKDLAYKTTNSFYNAFMTQNMNAGPVNEKLRKAQRLFVDGLRKANPDKVYYPDANSTMRVTYGKVLDYYPADAVHYDYVTYMEGILEKEDPTNEEFIVPVKLKELLEKKDFGKWADKDGKLVVNFLSHNDITGGNSGSPVLNGNGDLIGIAFDGNWEAMSGDIAFEPELQRTINVDIRYVMFIIDKYAEAHNLLDEMVFVKTRY is encoded by the coding sequence ATGAGAAAACTTCTCTTTACACTGATGATGCTGGTATCCCTGAGTTTGGGGATGCGCGCGGGAAATCCGCCTGACGAAGGCATGTGGCTGCCGATGTTTGTTGAAAGGCTCAACTACACCGACATGCAGGAAATGGGGCTGAAGCTATCGCCTCAGGAAATTTACGACATCAACAATGCCAGCCTGAAAGACGCCATTGTAAGTCTTGGCGGAGGCTTTTGCACTGCCGAAGTGGTATCCCCGAAAGGGCTGCTGTTTACCAATCACCACTGTGCGTATGATGCAATCCAGAAGCACAGTTCCATCGAACACGATTACCTTACCGATGGTTTCTGGGCACGCAGCCTGGAGGAGGAATTGCCCAATGAAGGCCTTACCGCCTCTTTCCTGGTGAAGATGGATGATGTAACCAAATTCGTGCTCGAAAAGGTAAAACCTGAAATGAGCGAAAGCGAACGCAGCGCGACCATCTCCAAAGTCATTGAAATTCTTAAAGATGAAGCTTCTGAAAATGGCCGGTATGAAGTTGCTGTAAGAAGTTTCTATAACGGGAACGAATATTATCGTTTCGTTTATGAGGTATATAAGGATGTCCGTCTGGTAGGAGCGCCACCGTCAGCCATAGGCAAATTCGGCGGTGATACCGATAACTGGATGTGGCCGCGCCACACCGGTGATTTCAGTATTCTCAGAATTTATTCGGGACCTGACGGCAAACCGGCGGAATACTCGAAGGAGAACATTCCCCTCAAGCCAAAACACTTTTTGAAAATATCGGTTGACGGTGTTGAACGCGAAGATTTCGCCATGATCTGGGGCTACCCCGGCTCAACGGACCGTTACCGGACTTCTCACGGTATTCAGGCTACCCTGAATGACATCAACCCGGCCATCATCAAGGTCGGAGGCCGTATTCTGGAGATTATGAAAGCCGATATGGACAAAAGCGATGAGGTCAGGATTAAATATGCCTCAAACTATGCAGGTCTGGCAAACTTCTGGAAAAACAAAATCGGGGAAAGCCGCGGTTTGAAACGCCTGGATGTTTACGAAAAGAAAAAAGCCATTGAAGATCATTTCAGCAATTGGGTAAATGCCGATGAAAGCCGCAGGGAAGTATACGGCAATGTGCTGCAGGATCTCACTGACGCTTACGCCCAGTATGCCGAAATGAACTACAACAAGCGCCTCTGGAATTTCCAGTTGTCGCTGTTCGGCTCGCAAATGATGCAGTTCCCTCTGCAAACACAGGGAATCATCAACATCCTGAAAAGTGGCCAGAAAGGTGAAGAGCTGAAAGCCTCCCTGGCGCCGTTTTATGCCATGGGCGAAGAGCAGTTCAAAAACTATAATGCGCCTACCGAAGAAAAAATATTTGCGGCCATCCTCGAAATGTACCGGCAGGATATCCCCGCGGATGAACTTCCTGATATTTACAACCTGATCGACAAAAAGTACAAAGGCGATGTCAACCTCTTTGCCCGCAAGGTATTTGAAACCTCTGTGCTTACCACCCCTGAAAAGTACAACGCATTTCTTGCTAAACCCTCCATTAAGGTTTTTGAAAAAGACCTGGCCTACAAAACCACCAATTCATTCTACAATGCATTTATGACACAAAACATGAATGCAGGCCCGGTAAATGAGAAGTTGAGAAAAGCCCAGCGTCTTTTCGTGGACGGACTCCGTAAAGCTAATCCCGATAAGGTATATTATCCGGATGCCAACTCCACCATGCGGGTAACCTACGGCAAAGTACTCGATTATTACCCGGCCGACGCCGTTCATTACGACTACGTTACTTACATGGAAGGCATACTTGAAAAAGAAGATCCTACCAATGAGGAATTTATTGTCCCTGTGAAACTGAAAGAACTCCTTGAGAAGAAAGACTTCGGCAAGTGGGCGGACAAAGACGGCAAGCTGGTGGTAAACTTTTTAAGTCACAACGATATTACCGGCGGCAACTCGGGTAGCCCTGTGCTTAATGGCAACGGGGACCTGATTGGTATCGCCTTCGATGGCAACTGGGAGGCCATGAGCGGCGACATCGCCTTTGAACCGGAACTGCAGCGCACCATCAATGTTGACATCCGCTATGTCATGTTTATCATCGATAAATATGCCGAAGCGCATAACCTGCTTGATGAAATGGTGTTTGTCAAAACCAGGTATTAA
- a CDS encoding dipeptidyl-peptidase 3 family protein, whose product MMLRKLMTVVAVTGMLAMLAGCGKSTKTEEEMENLHPGIIPAAEAFTPDQATDVARRLSIFAPVTLTADISHLSEKEKQMLPLLFDAAAIMDEIFWQQAIGNKENFLSRISDESARKFAEINYGPWDRLNGNKSFIAEIGEKPLGANFYPADMTKEEFDTLQNPDKSSLYTLIRRNDDGTLRVVWYHQAYASKVKKAADLLKQAASLAEDAGLKKYLELRAEALLTDKYQESDFAWMDMKTANIDFVVGPIENYEDALFGTKAAQEAFILIKDVEWSERLAHFASLLPELQKGLPVDQKYKNEVPGSDADLNAYDVVYYAGDCNAGSKTIAINLPNDEEVQLKKGSRKLQLKNAMKAKFTGILEPISQILIHESQRGYIEFDAFFANTMFHEVAHGMGIKNTINGKGSVREALKEQYSAIEEAKADILGLYLVTKLFEMGELKEGEVMDNYVTFMAGIFRSVRFGAASAHGKANMLTFNYFSENGAFTHQEDGTYMVNFDKMKLAVESLGGMILTLQGDGAYDQVKDLILTKSVIPGQLQKDLDKLKTAGIPVDIVFEQGKSNLGL is encoded by the coding sequence ATGATGTTGCGCAAATTAATGACCGTTGTAGCGGTTACCGGCATGCTGGCAATGCTTGCCGGCTGCGGAAAGAGCACCAAAACTGAAGAAGAAATGGAAAATTTACATCCGGGCATCATCCCGGCCGCAGAAGCATTCACCCCGGACCAGGCAACCGATGTGGCCCGGCGCCTCTCCATCTTTGCCCCGGTAACGCTCACCGCTGATATCAGCCATCTATCGGAGAAAGAAAAACAAATGCTCCCCCTGCTTTTTGATGCAGCAGCCATTATGGATGAAATTTTCTGGCAGCAGGCCATCGGGAATAAAGAAAATTTCCTTTCCCGTATCAGCGACGAGTCGGCCCGGAAATTTGCCGAAATCAACTACGGCCCCTGGGACAGGCTGAATGGCAATAAATCATTTATTGCTGAAATCGGGGAAAAACCTTTGGGGGCCAATTTCTATCCGGCAGATATGACCAAAGAGGAGTTTGACACGCTTCAAAACCCTGACAAATCAAGTCTTTACACCCTGATCCGCCGGAATGATGATGGTACATTGCGCGTGGTATGGTATCATCAGGCTTATGCCTCCAAAGTAAAAAAAGCAGCTGACCTCCTGAAGCAGGCAGCATCGCTGGCTGAAGACGCCGGACTGAAAAAATACCTTGAACTGCGTGCCGAAGCCCTGCTGACTGATAAATATCAGGAAAGCGACTTTGCCTGGATGGATATGAAAACCGCCAATATTGATTTTGTCGTCGGCCCGATCGAGAACTATGAAGATGCCCTCTTCGGCACCAAAGCGGCGCAGGAAGCCTTTATCCTGATTAAGGACGTGGAATGGAGTGAGCGCCTGGCGCATTTTGCTTCATTGCTGCCTGAACTTCAGAAAGGACTTCCCGTTGACCAGAAGTACAAAAATGAGGTGCCAGGTTCAGATGCGGACCTCAATGCCTATGATGTGGTTTACTATGCCGGCGACTGCAATGCAGGCAGCAAAACCATCGCCATTAACCTGCCCAACGATGAAGAGGTTCAGCTGAAAAAAGGATCGCGCAAACTACAGTTGAAAAACGCCATGAAAGCAAAATTTACCGGGATACTGGAGCCTATCAGTCAGATCCTGATTCATGAATCACAGCGTGGATATATTGAATTTGACGCATTCTTTGCCAATACCATGTTTCATGAAGTGGCTCATGGCATGGGCATCAAAAATACCATCAACGGCAAAGGTTCAGTTCGTGAAGCCCTGAAAGAGCAGTATTCTGCCATTGAGGAAGCCAAAGCCGATATCCTTGGCCTTTACCTGGTAACCAAACTTTTTGAAATGGGCGAATTGAAGGAAGGGGAAGTCATGGACAACTATGTAACCTTTATGGCCGGGATCTTCCGTTCAGTCCGCTTCGGTGCAGCCAGCGCCCATGGAAAAGCCAATATGCTCACTTTTAACTATTTTAGCGAAAACGGCGCATTCACACATCAGGAAGACGGAACTTACATGGTGAATTTTGATAAAATGAAACTTGCCGTAGAAAGCCTTGGGGGTATGATTTTAACCCTGCAGGGTGATGGAGCCTATGATCAGGTGAAAGACCTGATCCTGACCAAATCCGTGATCCCCGGCCAGCTTCAGAAAGACCTCGACAAACTGAAAACTGCCGGAATCCCTGTGGATATTGTATTTGAGCAGGGTAAAAGCAACCTGGGCCTTTAA